Genomic segment of Panthera leo isolate Ple1 chromosome B2, P.leo_Ple1_pat1.1, whole genome shotgun sequence:
CCTTTTCCCTGCCGTCACCATCACAGTCCTGTGATCTTGTGCAAATGTTCACAGCATTGTTAGGACAGAGACTCTCATTCATTTTTCTACAGAAACACTCTGTCGTGCCAGGACTCAATCAGTGTGCCCCCCACCTAAAACGTTATAAATTTGATCCAGAAAATATTCTTTGTCCAAGTGtggatttatttcaaaattgtcgagatttatatattattttattacatatgatAAGCAATTTTTAGCTTAAAGTAAAAACTTTCACAtttaaggtgttttttaaaaaaaagatactttaaaaccagacatttttaaaagagcttgCGGCACAGTCTTAAATATTCACATCTTAGATGCTGCTTAGAAAAGGTTAAGAAACCAGGGAAAAAATCATTTACAGTTGGCAGAGATTAAAAGCTCCTAATCTGCGGGGAGAGCATGTTAACGACACAACATGAATTTCACGTTACGAGTGTTTAACAGTTTAATCAAGCGTGGCCTTTCCGCCAGCACACAAAATGGTCACGACGGTCACGGCAGCTGTAGGGGGAGTGATTACCGCATCGGGAAAGGCGTACTTCACCAAAAACACAACATCAGTCCTTCCAATgctcttttcaaagaatttctcATTTTCAACTTAAGAGAGAAGAGCAGCATTTAATTACTGCAtccctggttgggggggggggggggagaaaggaaaaacaatataataaCCTGCCTCAGGAACAAACGTGGACAAAACATTTCCGCCAAGAGACAGACATGTGAGGACGTTTTACAAGAGAACTCAGTGAAGCCATCAAAACATTTTCTAACTAAAACTCTGCTGAGTATCACTTGAAATCAGgaactgaaatttcaaaataatgttttaacgtctgaaatggcatttattttaggaaatcttTTCCAGCACACATGCTAATCTTgatgtaaagaaataaacataaataccaaaaataacCTAACAAAAGAACcaagttttaaaacaatgaactggattttaaaaagcaaaacgtTTATGACGAATCCtcagaattcaaaaaaaataaaataaaattcacaagacTTCgcctttcacattttctttccaaaacagTTTGTTTAAACTATTACTTGATgcttttatgcatttaaaattactatttGTATACGGATTGTTAAAAGCATGCACcagtcagggcgcctggctggctcaatcagaagaaCATGAGACTTTGGACCTCGGGGTTAGGaacttgagccccacgttgggtgtagagattttttaaaaaaaaccttactaaataaaaaattaaggaaagcaCTCACCAGGGGACTAGAGCTGTGTGAGCAGATTCTATATGCTGCCCTCAAAGGCAGAGGGTTAAGCACTTTCTAGTAGCCTGGCCATGGCTTTGAACTCAGTCTTTCAGGGGTGGATATCACTTCTAGGTGACCTGTCCTCTTGCTGAGAAACGGCATGACATCTCCCAGCTGGGGCCCCGAGGACAGGCGAGCTACCTATGGTCCCCCTGCTGGACAGCCTGCCCACCTGGGTTGACCCCGTACAGGCACTCATCAGAAAGAATCATCCatttgagatgaataaaaatcGTATTTCTACAGTTTCCTTCATTGTTCACATTAGGCATACGAGTTTGCTGTTTTTCATATGTAACCTGTTCCCAAATTTCACCCAGAAGCAAAGTTGTGCCTCAACAGAGTACTTTTCTGAACCGGTCAGGTTTAAGGTTATAATTAGGTTTTTCCCTCCACAACTAAATTAGTacatttctctgaaaaaaatgcaagaaaatggTAGTTACTcttgacacataaaataaatatgtttctacTGGCTTCAAACAAACACCGATGTGTCAGACCTCAGTTTCTaacttcctgtttttttgtttttttttttttaatgtggactTTTGTTTTACTGGTGTCTGTCCATCCCATTTACCGAGTATTTGCGGTCAGGGAAGGATCAGGAATCTCTCGTCAAAATTTCCTAACTGTAAATGTTTAATTGGTAAAAACAGGAGGTTCCAACCTGGTTGCTACACATGTTCTGAATGGTTTTGCTTTATACGGCAAACTTCTATTGATCttatctaaaaagtaaataaagtaaatggGGGGCGGGGCATGCGGAGAGAAAGTCTACGAAAAACAGCTTTTTACATCAGATTTGAATGTGCATATCCTAAAATTCACGTAACTGTGTCAAGATCAGCAGAGGACCAGAAACGACAAGATGGAATTTGAACAGTCTCACCTTGCATACGGGATGTACGACAGGCTGTACCTGcaagaaaaattcaaagatgCTGAGACGATCCAGACACCCGCCGCTCTTCTTCGTGCCGAGGGGCCACACTCCAACACCGTAACAAACAAAGCCGCGCGATGCTGTGCACTAACCCTCAAAACACAGCCCCAGACCAGTAACAGCAGCTTCAGCCGGGAACTCGTTAAACGGGCAAATGattgctccccgccccccgcctcccgAACAAGAAGCTCTGTGTTTTCAGGAGCCATCTGGGGGACTCGACCGCCCGCTACAGTCTGGGCCTGTTCCGGTAAGAAGGTCACCCTTTTAAGTCTTTTCGATCAAAAGAGTAAAGCGAGAACAAACGGCATTCCCCTTCAGGGATACATCAACCATCACATACGGATGATGCCACAAAGTGCAACCTCTTACAGAAAAAGGCCAAGGCACGGGATTTACATCTTCCCACGGTTCCCCGAACAAGAGTGAAGCCACGCATAGAGAAGCGCAGGTAACACCCGTCGAGGCCGCGACCAGCGGAGGGGAACAGGGCGCAAGGAAAGACTGATCTCGCAGGGGCGACGTCGGAGAGGCTGAAGGCCACGAGCCCGGGCAGGGTGGCCCGACCCCTGCAGGGAGCGCACGAACCCAGCTCTGAAGAAGGAAAACCCTCTGACAGATACTGGATCTGTGACAAACACCGAGGCGTGTGAGGAGGGGCGCAACCAACCCGATCACACACTCACCGCGGGGAACTGGCCACAGCCCAGACCCTAAagaggcttggggggggggggggggggggcatgtggcCGGGAGGGAAGGGCGAGGCCGAATACTCGGAGGGACAGGTCACCACAGGCAGCGGGAAGGCCGAGAAGCGGGATTTGCAACTATGGGCAGCTGACTCTGTGGAACCACGTGGGTTTGAACTCATTGGGTCCActtaaatgtggattttttttttcccccaataaataCAACCGGGAAATTTTTTGGCTGGAGATCTGCACCATTTTGAAAAAACCTGGCAGATGAAGCCCGTGGCCAAGGAATACCAAAAAGAATTAAGGAATAGGTATAATCGTAAGACCACACTACAGGACACATACAGAAAATGCATATTAATCGACTGTTTCTGTAACTGGCAAAGCTTCAACAGTAGGCTCTTGGTAGTTAAGTTCTGGGGCAAAGGTCATACACAGATTTCCGACGGTGGGGGTTGGTGCCCCTCGTGCCGAAGGTCAACTGTATTCACTGACGATTCAGATGGGACGTGCCAGATATCACAGGGCCACGTTCGGCAGAGGGAATTCTCCCTTGTAACTATCGGGCAACACGGAGCAAAGAGCCAGTATTCTCCCGGGCTTCTCCCTGACATGGCCTCGCTTGTACGCGTCCATCTGGTATTCCCTACATGTGCTGTCGTTTCTCTTTCTCATAcgaaggagaaggaagggcatCATTGTGCAAcagcaccccacccctccccagtcgCCACCGAGCGACGTGTGGGTCCCACGGGACACTGCAAATCGCACTCATCTGACCTCTCAGGAGGTCCGTCCCCTCCAGGGCACATGCTTCGAACCATCACACGAAAGGCTAGACGTTCCCAGGCTCAAAGGCTCCATAAGAAAATGCTTATCGAGACTTAGGGCATTTGAAGTTTCTCAGCAGCCTACGCAAGACTTACCAGGTCATCGACAAGAACTGCAATATGCAGAACAACAAGGCCAGGCCCTTCTTGTGCCactaacaacagcaaaaacaaacagcagGTTAGGAatctttaaaactattttcctcAAACAGGTTTCAATTCCTCCCCTTCGAAAATGCAGACAGCTTCATTTAGGTTGTTAAGTTTTACCGTGACAAATTTGAGACTCAGTAGATCCGAAATTTACATCTCCATGAAGCGTCTTTCCTTTCTAAAGTCTCCGTATCAATTTAGACGCTGGGAATACAGGGCACCGAGGGAGTGTCCCCGAAGTAACCGCGCGAGGCTGCACGCGCCAGTGCTCTCCCGCCAGCTCCCCAAGTCGACGCCACCTGTGCTAAAGTCAACCCTGAAAACCCCACGGAGCTATCCGATCTCTGTCCTGGGTGGGATGTGCACCCTTTactcctttctctcttgctcctgGAGttactttttgaagaaaaacGGCATTTTATCGTGATTTTCTAGAATAACGTAAAATTAACAGTTTCGGTTTTAAAATGGCCTATTTTTAGAATTCCttgtccatttctatttttgcttacttctttattcattttaacttACTGCCTATAAATAAATAGGCTGTTAGACCAAGGCCAAAACTCAATGTTCCATGCAGATATGCAAATACTGTTTAAGAACAttcttttaggggcgcccggatggctcagtcggttaagcctctgacttcggctcaggtcatgatctcacggtttgtgggttcgagccctgagtcaggctctgtgctgacagctcagagcctggagcctgctttggattctgtgtcttcctctctgccccacccccgctcgtgctcacgctctctcaaaaataaacaaacatgaaaaaaactaaagaatattCTTTCAGTCATCATTGAGAAATGAGGTGTGAGAATTGTCACATAATTAAAGCTCAGTCCATTTTGACACAGAATATTTCTAGAACATATAtgctactgtttttttttttttaaatgtgtagtttTCTTGATAGCTCACGAACCACTTCAAATCCCTaagtagatggggggtggggggggcggcaaataaataaagggaataaaGACTCAGGAGCACTGGAAAGTGTGCTGAACTTCAGGCTAATGAAGAGCTGTTCACCTTAACAGTAACAGGTATATTGAAGTTCTTTTGCCCGcccgccctttttttttaagcgatTTTacatcttcttaaaaattaattaattaaagtaacctctgcacccaacgtggggctcaaagtcacaaccccaagatcaagtcacaCGGTCTTCCGACCAGGcctgccaggcacccccttttgctgatttgttttggtttgttttcttgccCTTTCGTATTAGTTTTGACATCTTGCGACTCGAAACGCACTCCCTCATCAGCGGCCTCCTCTCTGCCGTAGGGGAGAGGATGGCCCGGCTCGTGAGCACCGCAGACGAGAGCAGACAGACCCCAGCAGGagcccctgggagcccaggagctGTCAGGGTCAGGTCAGTGTGCTCCAGAGGCAAGCAGGAGCCCGCCTGTGTTGGATGGCGGGGTTCATCGCGAGTGTAGCCACTAAGCTCATGTCACGATACACAATGTTAGGGACACCCAACCTCTGTGGGCTTCAAGAAGCCAGACTTTGAGCTCCTTCGGGACAGCAGGGTGAGCATGACGGTGAGGGGCCAGTTAGCAGAAAGCAGGCGCAGCTGACATACTTACCCAAAGAGCAGCGCACAGCGTAAGTATGAAACACAGctataggaaaggaaagaaaaaattgcaaATGTGAGTCCtttcaaaaccttaaaaaaagtcataaacTAATCTGCATCGTTTGCACGCATAATAAAACTACGGGACAAGATCAGAGCCGCGGCCAAGTCTAGCTGCATTCCACACTGCGAGCCAAGTTCATCCTCCCCTCGAGTCCGTGACTGCAGTGTTCCCAGGCAAACTGGAAGCTCCTAGTGAACAATCCGTTGATCAAATCAACGGAAAGGATGCTTGAGGAATGGTTTAGTGATATCAGCTATTCTTTTAATTTGATCTTCAATTTTTCTAATTCTTGTACAATTAACATCTAGCGTTCTGTTAGTTTCAAGGGTACAACGGAGGGACTCAACCCTTCTACACGTGACTCCGTGCTCGTCACGACACCCACCCTCTTAGTCCCAGACGACAGCCGTTCTTACGCGTGCTTGTGTGTCTAGTAACAGAATATCGCCAACAGAGAGCTTAGTACGACTGGGGACGCCCAGTAATTCGACTTTACTTAAATCTACTTTACTTAACGGAAGGAATCTACTGTAATGATTTCCATGCAGAAGATGACAGCATCACTCCACATCCCTGGGTCCCCCAAGGGGCAGGTGACAGCAACAGTGACAAGCAGGAGGCTGGCGGACAGAGAGCCCTAGGCTTTGACGCTCCGAGTGTTAAATCAGTCATTCAGTCCAGACTCCAGTCATCTTCTCTTGAAAATGAGGACGGTGTCTACCCACATGCTCTGAAGGGCTCCAACAACGAATGAAGCAGAACTGGTCTGTGACGTGCTTGAGGTGGGGCCTGGCACTGAGGAGACGCCACGTGAGTGGCCGTATGTGCGTACGGCCATTATCAGGCAAAATCTTACGTGAGCAGCAAATGAGACCACACAGAACAGTCAGGTGGACATGCTGACCGGAGTCATCACCGAAGTTGTGTCATATAAATACTTAATGGTCTCTTCCGGGAAACGGTCTACATTTCTAAATGTTTGCACAGCCTTCTCGACTTGATGCTTATACACGACTAAGACGGGTTCCAGGAGACTCTACGCAAAGCCAGTCTCCAAAAAATCCTAGTGAAATATAAACTTCTCACGGTCTAACAGCATGAGATAACTTTCCAGTAACCCAGACAAAGTTGAGTGTTAATGTATCACTGTACATGCTAATACATGAAATTCTAActggaaaaatcagaaatacGGTACTGAACTATGACGACAGTGAAAAAGGACACGAACGAGAAGTTAGTCTAAAACAGGTGTTCCCTCCGGTAACGAGGTGGGAGGAGACACACATTATGGTTGAGAATGAGCTGCGTCCAGAAGCTTAGCACTGGTTACAAGGACAAACCGGCCGATACGATGACCTTACGCTCCACAACGTGCGTTAAAGAGGCAAGAGGAATCTGCCAGAGACACAGACGAACACGCTGGGAGCCGGGGGCTCAGTGCACGTGGGGACACTCGAGTTCCTCGGCCCGGGACCCCAAAACGTCAGCCGAGAACCCAAAATGTGCGGCGTAAAAACGGTTACCCGCCCCTCGGCCGGTTCACAGATAAAGAGAACGCCAGGTGTCAGGGTGACGACCTGGCAGCCGTGCACAGTCCGGTGACAGGGACCCGGCACACTCACAGGTCCGGCCACAGAAGCCACGCTGTTGGGAGTACAAACGGTGACACGGGAAGGCTCCAAAGCCAGACGGCCGGCTACGTCAGTTGAGCCCAGCGTCCCCGAGAGGACTCCAGTGGCCCCGGAGGAGACCCGtactccagccccacctccccgaGAGCACACGCATCCGGTTAGACGTGCTCCGCGGGGCTTGGAAACAGCGTTCAAGCACCTCCAAGCTCCGCTTTGAACCCACGGAGCTCCGACGCCAGGCACGTGCAACAGGAGGCGGGATTTCGCGAGTCGGCCAATTGAGGCGATGCTGTACCATCTACCTCCTGCAGACACACAGGCTTAAGGACGTGAGGGTGACATACGGGCAGCGAAGAAACAGAACAGGACAGACAGAAGGGCGGGCAGCCATCTGCAGAGCAGTAACGCGAGACACGTCCCAAGGCTTGAACTGTCAGTGTGTACTTACAAGCATAATAACTGTTGCAAGCAATCTTGTCgtttcaaacattttcttcagCTGCTTCATGGGTCCCATTAAAAAGCACGTACTATTTGAAACAAACAGGAGCAGAGATGAATCTGTAATTTGTCTGGccatataaacaaaaatgcttTCAAGAAAAGACATCCCGTGCTGGTTTACGAATAAAAATTTCTCACTAAAtcacttatatttttctttaatattaaaaggaaaccttttttttttttttttagacttgtttatttaagtaagctctaggcccaacgtggggcgtgaactcatgactccgagatcaagagtcacatgctctacggactgagccagccaggcgccccaaaaggaaACTTTAATCTAGTTTCCCATGACACACATAAATGCCTTTTTACAAATTACTGGCGGTCGGAGGGATCCTGAACTCACAGGTGATCTGCTTCCAATCTGCGCCAACTCAGTCGCTACCCTTCCTCATTTCCGCCCGTGACGGGCCAGAGCGATGAACGACGCCCTCCGGACACCGGTCCGTTTAAAGCCCCAGACAGCGGCCACACATGCACGTGCTGAGCTGGGCTCTGCTCAGACCGGAGCCTGGAAGGGAAGGCCTGCAGGCACAGGCCCAGGAAAGCGGGCTGAGCTTGGTCTCAGCTCACACAGCTTCACGTGACTACCTCTGATCCAGAAAGTTCCGGAGGAGACAGAAGGTCACCTGGGAAAGCTAACTCCTGCCTCTGACACCTACTTCAACAGACATCCAAACACCCAAACATGCACCAAAGATCCTCAGACAGGAATGTGCGAAAGCCCGATCCGAAATGCCACTGGGCTCGCTGGTGCTCGCCACCATTAAGGCCGGCTCTTCGGGCTGGTCGGCTGGAGGGCCGGTCCTTTCTCTCACTAAGACGCGGCTTCACAAGCAGGGAGCGGGGCTCCGGAGGACGGTCTGGTGGGAAGTGCGCCTGGTCACCTCACTGGGCACACCCCCGGGGCAGGGACTCACCCAGCTCCAAGGATCGCACACTGGGGTAACGGAGAGAAACACCCGGCAAGTGCCCCAAATGCCGGctccccctgcccgccccacTCCGCCGCGCCGCTGGCCCACGGCAGGGAACGATAAACGTTTCCTGAGCGAACATCAACTGTGCAGCTACAGAAGCAGACCCTAGCACGAAGCGCTCACCGGGAAGGAAGACTGCGATGGCAACAGCAACCCAAACGACCCGAAGAGCCCGGCTTCTACACGTACCTGGCCAGCGCAGCGATGTTTCCGAGCGTGTAAAACACTGCGAAAAGCTTGATGCCCCCGGGAAGCCACAGTAATCCAGTTCCCTGAGTTTAAGACAGATTTTAAAATCATGACACCACCGTGACAGCTTGAAACACAAACGCGCTACGGACGATCATTACATAATATGCAGTTTAAGTATAAATGCGCCAATGCAGACTTTTTGTAGTTCTAAAAAGGCAGTTAACTTTCCTTGTCATCGACTCTGAGCCTTCTGCCTGTTTTGCGGGTCGGTGCGCACAACTTAGCGGTAACACAGCCTCCCCTGCGCACGTGAGTCAACCTCACTCTTACGTCAACAGGCCCCGTAAACGGCAAGTTAAACAAAGCAGTTAAGGCATCTCGATTCCTGACCCTGCAGCTCTTTACACACAtggggttttctttaaaaaaaaatgattttcggggcgcctggggggctcagtcggttgagcgtccaccttcaactcaggtcatggtgtcacagtttgtgagttcaaaccccgtgtcgggctctgtgctgacagcccggagcctgtttgggattctgtgtctccctcgctctctgcccctcccccgttcatgctctgtctctctctgtctcaaaaataaatcaacattaaaaaaaaaaaatttttttttaaattattttcacagcCCCTAAACCCCATGAAATGTGAACGCCTCCCCGTCCTGATCTCCTCGCCCCTATTTCAGGCGACATACATCCCGTGGAAACAGACTCACTGCGATCGACTACAGGCTGCTCGCTGCCACTACCCAG
This window contains:
- the SFT2D1 gene encoding vesicle transport protein SFT2A, encoding MEKLRRVLSGQDDEEQGLTAQVLDASSLSFNTRLKWFAICFVCGIFFSILGTGLLWLPGGIKLFAVFYTLGNIAALASTCFLMGPMKQLKKMFETTRLLATVIMLLCFILTLCAALWWHKKGLALLFCILQFLSMTWYSLSYIPYARDAVIKCCSSLLS